The following proteins come from a genomic window of Proteiniphilum propionicum:
- a CDS encoding SusC/RagA family TonB-linked outer membrane protein, protein MYLNNTKPLAQRLSCLVNAGRLVLFILILFNYCPAYALNETAVSSKHVVTGLVKDEKGETLIGVNIVVKGAETTGTVTDIDGKFSLSVDLPAVLVFSYLGYDTQEVNVTNQSPLVIQLKPTTEFLDEVVVVAYGAQKKVSVTGSIASLDNKDLLKSSSTNVASVLSGRLPGLTVMQSSGEPGRENINLFLRGAATMNGMNPLILVDGIPYDNISNIDPHEIANISILKDASATAVFGVRGANGVILITTQRGKEGSVKVSTSLEYSTQGFAFKPERINSWEYAILRNEALMNEGAAPFAEFSKEDIALFESWKTGEPTDPYWHPNQNWQKILFKSHAPIMKGNINLSGGNNKVQYFISSGYVTQGGIFNTESKKFLGYKPQSSLDRYNFRSNIDFRFNQKVKAFLNIASSVEKINSPNSGISDIFVASLTHRPTSPGPLSSMDYKVQIAGGELVDSKPSRIVGDPLDPLKSAYGLLNRAGYVNETRSSVNSVTGLDINLDFITPGLSSKAQVSFNGRARSTMRGNRRYIRYKYLKNKAGEQVYVLDDGDDDSEGPLSLSKGVSSGYFVNLQWQMNYARVFNEKHKVGGLLLAQRDYKEASEDDPYTDKYLPFNVIGFSARSTYSYDDRYLAEVNLGYNGSEQFSPNKRFGFFPALSGGWVISNEKFLRNNKTLTNLKLRASLGKVGNDKIGYNRFLYLDDINTNGWVNDDVRVLYIPSLGMGGKIEERALGNPDITWEVAEKQNYAIDLGLFNDFSLTFDYFTENRSQILIQRGIVPDLQGRPQHTLPKVNMGKVENKGFELVLGYNKWFRHDFGFNANLNLGYNKNRVTEADEPYLPEDYAHRQRLTGYTLGQNWGYQIDYTIDESKGKDGSGFFNSEEAIKDSGLDYEIGTPKPGDFIYVDQNGDNVINDRDIVPIKYSSLVPKYIYGASFGVTYKGFDFSCLVQGIGKYSRYYADAGIFEELSAKSYFDMHMNRWSAERYQQKLNGEKVNISHPRLANTQSTSHVPNDYYIMDASYVRLKNMEIGYSLPKKASGLINAESIRFYINGDNLYTWHNLKTDGFDPEQAGPTQYPNMRVYNIGLNVTF, encoded by the coding sequence ATGTACTTAAACAACACAAAACCACTAGCGCAAAGGCTGTCTTGTTTGGTAAATGCAGGTAGGTTAGTATTATTTATACTAATATTATTTAATTATTGTCCTGCATATGCCTTAAATGAAACAGCTGTCTCATCAAAGCATGTCGTTACGGGGCTTGTAAAAGATGAAAAAGGAGAAACTCTTATCGGGGTAAATATTGTAGTTAAAGGTGCAGAGACTACAGGTACTGTGACCGACATAGATGGAAAGTTTTCTCTTTCGGTCGATCTGCCTGCTGTACTTGTATTTTCTTACCTGGGCTACGATACCCAAGAGGTAAACGTCACAAATCAATCACCCCTGGTCATTCAGTTAAAACCAACTACCGAATTTCTGGACGAGGTGGTGGTCGTAGCATATGGCGCCCAAAAGAAAGTTTCGGTAACCGGTTCTATTGCATCACTGGATAATAAGGATCTGCTTAAAAGCTCTTCAACCAATGTTGCATCTGTTTTATCCGGTCGTCTGCCCGGGCTTACAGTAATGCAGTCGAGCGGCGAGCCGGGACGCGAAAACATAAATCTGTTTCTCAGAGGTGCAGCCACAATGAATGGAATGAATCCTCTTATCCTTGTTGATGGCATTCCTTATGACAATATTTCAAACATAGATCCTCACGAAATTGCAAATATCTCAATTTTAAAGGATGCATCAGCCACAGCCGTATTCGGTGTCAGAGGTGCCAATGGCGTTATCTTGATTACTACCCAGCGTGGAAAGGAGGGATCGGTAAAGGTTAGCACCTCCTTGGAGTATAGCACTCAGGGGTTTGCATTCAAACCTGAACGTATTAATTCATGGGAATATGCGATACTGCGTAATGAAGCATTAATGAATGAGGGTGCTGCGCCATTCGCTGAATTCAGCAAAGAGGATATTGCACTTTTCGAAAGCTGGAAAACCGGTGAACCAACAGATCCATACTGGCACCCAAACCAAAACTGGCAGAAAATACTCTTTAAGAGCCATGCCCCTATAATGAAAGGAAATATAAACCTATCGGGTGGTAATAACAAAGTACAATACTTTATCAGTAGCGGTTATGTAACACAGGGTGGTATCTTTAACACCGAATCTAAAAAATTTCTGGGTTACAAACCGCAATCGTCACTTGATCGCTACAACTTCAGATCGAATATTGACTTCCGTTTCAATCAAAAAGTAAAAGCGTTTTTGAATATAGCCAGTAGCGTTGAAAAAATAAACTCTCCCAACTCAGGCATTAGTGATATCTTTGTCGCTTCCCTGACGCACCGGCCTACTTCGCCCGGTCCGCTGTCGAGCATGGATTATAAGGTACAGATCGCGGGTGGCGAGTTGGTGGACTCAAAGCCAAGCCGTATCGTAGGTGACCCGCTCGATCCTCTCAAATCGGCCTACGGGCTGTTAAATCGTGCCGGATATGTCAATGAGACCCGCTCCAGCGTAAACTCTGTAACCGGCCTAGACATCAACCTGGACTTCATTACTCCGGGATTAAGTTCCAAAGCGCAGGTCTCATTCAATGGGCGCGCCCGTTCTACTATGCGTGGAAACCGGAGATATATCCGTTACAAATATCTGAAAAACAAGGCAGGTGAGCAGGTGTATGTGCTGGATGACGGCGACGATGATTCCGAAGGGCCTTTATCATTGAGCAAAGGAGTATCGTCAGGATATTTTGTAAATTTGCAATGGCAGATGAATTATGCCCGGGTGTTTAATGAAAAGCACAAAGTAGGTGGTTTACTACTTGCCCAAAGAGATTACAAAGAGGCTTCGGAAGATGATCCGTACACTGATAAATATTTACCGTTTAACGTCATAGGTTTCTCTGCCCGTAGTACTTACTCGTATGATGATCGATACCTGGCTGAAGTCAATTTAGGTTACAACGGCTCTGAGCAATTTTCTCCAAACAAACGATTTGGTTTCTTCCCCGCACTTTCCGGCGGATGGGTCATTTCAAATGAAAAGTTTTTACGCAACAATAAGACGCTTACAAACTTAAAGCTGAGAGCATCCCTGGGAAAAGTGGGTAACGATAAGATTGGTTACAACAGATTCCTTTACCTTGATGATATCAATACCAATGGCTGGGTGAATGACGACGTACGCGTTCTGTATATACCCAGCCTGGGCATGGGTGGAAAAATTGAAGAACGTGCATTGGGTAACCCGGACATAACATGGGAGGTTGCTGAAAAACAGAACTATGCTATCGATTTGGGACTCTTTAATGATTTTAGTCTGACATTTGATTATTTCACTGAAAACAGAAGTCAGATCCTGATACAGAGAGGCATTGTGCCCGATCTTCAGGGAAGGCCGCAGCACACGCTCCCAAAAGTGAATATGGGAAAAGTTGAGAACAAGGGGTTTGAGCTGGTTCTTGGTTATAACAAATGGTTCCGCCACGACTTTGGCTTCAATGCAAACTTAAACCTGGGTTATAATAAAAACAGGGTAACGGAGGCAGACGAGCCTTATTTACCGGAAGACTATGCTCACAGGCAAAGACTAACCGGTTATACGCTTGGACAGAACTGGGGATACCAGATTGACTACACTATTGATGAATCCAAAGGCAAAGATGGCAGCGGTTTCTTTAACAGTGAAGAAGCAATCAAAGACAGTGGGCTTGACTATGAGATAGGGACTCCCAAACCCGGCGACTTTATCTATGTTGACCAAAATGGGGATAACGTAATTAATGACCGGGATATTGTCCCAATTAAATATTCAAGCCTAGTACCTAAATATATCTATGGTGCCAGTTTCGGAGTTACCTACAAAGGATTCGATTTCTCATGCCTGGTCCAGGGAATTGGAAAATACAGCCGTTACTATGCCGATGCCGGCATTTTCGAGGAGCTGAGCGCCAAATCTTACTTCGACATGCATATGAATCGCTGGTCGGCTGAAAGATACCAGCAGAAGCTAAATGGTGAGAAGGTAAATATTTCACACCCACGTTTGGCAAATACCCAATCCACCAGCCATGTACCGAACGATTACTACATCATGGACGCATCATATGTAAGATTAAAAAATATGGAGATAGGATATTCGTTACCTAAAAAAGCCTCGGGGCTGATAAATGCCGAAAGCATTCGTTTCTATATCAATGGAGATAACTTGTACACCTGGCACAATCTCAAGACCGATGGTTTTGACCCTGAACAGGCGGGCCCGACACAATATCCTAACATGAGAGTATATAATATTGGGCTTAACGTAACTTTCTAA